ACAGGGCACCGCTACCTCCCCGCCTAGCACGGCAAATTTGATACCTTATTTAGCTGCGTTACTTGAACGCATAACCAAGTATATCTTCTTTTTTGAAAAAAATCAACAGGTTCCATTTGGGAATATAAGTAATTTTTCTATATATTGTCATTCGGACTTTTTGACTCTTTCTTTTTTAATCTCAATTCCTTAAAGAAGTCTTTTAATAGATGGCTACAATCATGCTCTAAAACTCCGCTTTCTATATCTACATAATGATTAAAACGATTATCTTGCAATAGATTATACAAAGATCCTGCACACCCTGCTTTCGGATCACTTGCCCCAAATACTACTCTATCTATACGGGATTGTATAATTGCCCCTGCGCACATTTGGCATGGTTCTAACGTTACATAAAGGGTACATTCCGTTAAGCGCCAAAACCCAACCTCTTCACACGCCTTATTAATTGCAATTATTTCAGCATGAGCAAGTGCGTTTTGCTTTGTTTCTCTTAAATTTGACCCTTTTGCAATGACTTCTCCATCTTTAACAATAACCGCACCTATTGGTACTTCTCCCTTTTTACCAGCAGCAATTGCTTCATCTATAGCCATACGCATAAATAACTGATCATTATCCATCGTTTTCCTCCAACATCTTATGCATACAACTTATAATAAAGAAATCAAACAAAAAAATAAACCAGCGGGTTTTAGCGCTGGCATATTTTAAGTATTATTGGTTCTCACCATCTGTTTGTTCTTCTGCTGGAGCATCATCTTCTCCACTATTCATTTCTTCTTCGCCATCATTGTCATTGTTTTGCAGATGTTGCTCTCCTTCTTGCTCATCACCATCTTCATCTTCCATATTATTTTGTTCTTCCATATTTTCTTGCTCACCTTGGTCATTCTCTTCTTCACCATTACAACCAGCTAAGATTCCTAAAGATAAAACCCCAGCAAGAAAAGTTAACCCTAATTTTTTCATAGCTATTTCACTCCTTTTCCTTTTTTCTACATTACTTAGTTTCTCTTTTTCCCCTCAAAGAGAAACAGTTAAATTATTCCAATACATATTATTAAGATGCTTTATTTTCTCTATTCAACCACTATATATTGTGATAACATTACTTATAGTATGTATAGGTAGTAACTTACTAGGGGGAGCATTATGAAAAACACACCTTTTATTGCAGTTGAAGGACCTATAGGGATTGGAAAAACATCA
This genomic interval from Lottiidibacillus patelloidae contains the following:
- the tadA gene encoding tRNA adenosine(34) deaminase TadA, encoding MDNDQLFMRMAIDEAIAAGKKGEVPIGAVIVKDGEVIAKGSNLRETKQNALAHAEIIAINKACEEVGFWRLTECTLYVTLEPCQMCAGAIIQSRIDRVVFGASDPKAGCAGSLYNLLQDNRFNHYVDIESGVLEHDCSHLLKDFFKELRLKKKESKSPNDNI